Proteins from a single region of Pseudarthrobacter sp. NIBRBAC000502772:
- a CDS encoding DUF1003 domain-containing protein: MADTGAPKNPNKKAAAKGGLDTPLSGRQRILPKFSPDPDAFGHATEGFARFMGTPQFLVYMTVFVVIWLVWNTWAPAEWQFDSRLLGYTLLTLMLSLQASYAAPLLLLAQNRQDDRDRVSLQQDRQQAARNLADTEYLTRELASLRIALREVATRDYVRAELRTLLEDMLEAQEELRTHDPAGSGSHESPREKVKEKLKEKRDKQRNPRTQQIPKVKPSHVANDTVAKDAVTKDAVATDPAIQDPAVPKHIPTTES; the protein is encoded by the coding sequence TTGGCTGACACCGGCGCCCCCAAGAATCCCAACAAGAAGGCAGCGGCCAAGGGCGGACTCGACACACCCCTGAGTGGCCGCCAGCGCATCCTGCCGAAGTTCTCACCCGACCCGGATGCATTCGGCCATGCGACGGAAGGCTTCGCCCGGTTTATGGGCACGCCGCAGTTCCTCGTCTACATGACGGTCTTCGTCGTCATCTGGCTGGTCTGGAACACGTGGGCACCGGCGGAGTGGCAGTTCGATTCACGCCTCCTGGGCTACACCCTCCTGACACTCATGCTTTCCCTGCAGGCCTCCTACGCGGCCCCGCTGCTGCTGCTGGCCCAGAACCGGCAGGACGACCGGGACAGGGTCTCCCTCCAGCAGGACCGCCAACAGGCGGCACGCAACCTGGCCGACACCGAGTACCTCACCCGGGAACTGGCGTCGCTGAGGATCGCGCTGCGCGAAGTGGCCACCCGCGACTACGTCCGGGCCGAACTGCGGACACTCCTCGAGGACATGCTGGAAGCGCAGGAGGAACTGCGGACCCACGATCCCGCCGGATCCGGCAGCCACGAGTCCCCGCGTGAGAAGGTCAAGGAAAAGCTGAAGGAAAAGCGCGACAAACAGCGGAACCCCCGCACGCAGCAGATTCCCAAGGTCAAACCCAGCCATGTCGCCAACGACACTGTCGCCAAGGACGCCGTCACCAAAGACGCCGTCGCTACCGACCCCGCAATCCAGGACCCGGCCGTCCCCAAGCACATCCCCACCACCGAAAGCTGA
- a CDS encoding Mrp/NBP35 family ATP-binding protein — translation MSASLEQAVHAALATVIDPELRRPITELGMVESVDVAADGRVRLAVLLTIAGCPLRGTITADSEKALSAVPGVTAVEVELKVMNQAQRDALKEQLRGASGQRGIPFNEPGSLTKVFAVASGKGGVGKSSLTVNLACALAAQGLRVGIVDADVHGFSVPALMGITQAPTRVDDMILPPVAYGVKVISIGMFVAGNQPVAWRGPMLHRALEQFLTDVYFGDLDALFLDLPPGTGDIAISVAQLLPKAEILVVTTPQAAAADVAERAGAIATQTGQTVAGVIENMSYLEMPDGGRMELFGSGGGAVLAERLTTTVGTDVPLLGQIPLDILLREGGDAGTPIVLGRPDTPAAIALTGIAGKLAARPRGLAGMKLGLQPR, via the coding sequence ATGAGCGCCTCCCTGGAGCAGGCAGTCCACGCTGCGCTGGCCACCGTGATCGATCCTGAGCTCCGCCGTCCCATCACGGAACTGGGCATGGTGGAGTCCGTGGATGTGGCTGCGGACGGCCGGGTCAGGCTGGCTGTCCTGCTGACCATCGCGGGCTGCCCCCTGCGCGGGACCATTACCGCAGACTCCGAGAAGGCGCTGTCCGCAGTCCCGGGCGTGACCGCCGTCGAGGTTGAACTGAAAGTGATGAACCAGGCCCAGCGGGACGCCCTGAAGGAACAGCTCCGCGGCGCCTCCGGGCAGCGCGGGATTCCGTTCAACGAGCCGGGGTCCCTGACCAAGGTGTTCGCGGTGGCAAGCGGCAAGGGTGGTGTGGGCAAGTCATCGCTGACCGTCAACCTTGCCTGCGCCCTGGCCGCCCAGGGCCTCCGTGTGGGCATTGTGGACGCCGACGTCCATGGCTTCTCGGTTCCGGCCCTGATGGGCATCACGCAGGCGCCCACCCGGGTGGACGACATGATCCTGCCCCCGGTGGCCTACGGCGTAAAAGTGATTTCCATCGGTATGTTCGTCGCCGGAAACCAGCCGGTTGCCTGGCGCGGGCCGATGCTCCACCGGGCCCTGGAACAGTTCCTGACGGACGTCTACTTCGGCGACCTCGACGCCCTGTTCCTCGACCTGCCGCCCGGCACCGGCGACATCGCGATTTCGGTGGCCCAGTTGCTGCCGAAGGCTGAGATCCTGGTGGTCACCACACCCCAGGCCGCAGCTGCCGACGTCGCCGAGCGCGCCGGTGCCATTGCCACCCAGACAGGTCAGACGGTGGCCGGCGTCATCGAGAACATGTCATACCTGGAAATGCCCGACGGCGGGAGGATGGAGCTGTTCGGAAGCGGCGGTGGGGCGGTCCTCGCCGAACGGCTGACAACGACGGTGGGCACCGATGTGCCGCTCCTGGGACAGATTCCGCTGGACATCCTGCTGCGGGAAGGCGGCGACGCCGGCACGCCCATCGTGCTTGGCCGGCCAGACACTCCGGCGGCCATTGCTTTGACCGGCATCGCCGGAAAACTTGCTGCCAGGCCCAGGGGCCTGGCAGGGATGAAACTGGGCCTGCAGCCGCGTTAA
- a CDS encoding Sec-independent protein translocase TatB, producing the protein MFGINGPEFFLLLIIGILVIGPQRLPEYTQKLANLVKEVRRMASGAREQIKEEVGIDIDDVDWKKYDPRQYDPRRIIKEALLDDDTKSVSAGAPAAVAAVAGAGAVAAGGTGPSRPDRVVQSLPPGEPAPFDTEAT; encoded by the coding sequence GTGTTTGGAATCAACGGCCCGGAGTTCTTCCTCCTGCTGATCATCGGCATCCTGGTGATCGGTCCCCAGCGGCTGCCCGAATACACCCAGAAACTTGCGAATCTCGTGAAGGAAGTCCGCCGGATGGCCTCCGGTGCCCGGGAGCAGATCAAGGAAGAAGTCGGCATCGACATCGACGATGTCGACTGGAAGAAATACGATCCCCGCCAGTACGATCCGCGGCGCATCATCAAGGAAGCCCTCCTGGACGACGACACCAAGTCCGTCAGTGCCGGAGCGCCGGCAGCGGTGGCTGCCGTCGCCGGTGCAGGGGCGGTTGCCGCGGGCGGGACGGGTCCCTCCCGTCCCGATCGTGTAGTCCAGTCGCTGCCTCCGGGCGAACCCGCGCCGTTCGATACCGAAGCCACCTAG
- a CDS encoding anti-sigma factor: MTPQNPFGRRHHRGADHVQTCAECAAALKRERQYIERLRDAAVPPASEDLTARLLARTQLLAAAAEPAPSPYRAARAVALAAGGTAAAAGILAVSAFALAGDSLPVAQSAISGSLVQHTAQLPADGREISAPQLLALRSEGWVCPDLASLGFHVRSANAITLNGRPAVEMHLTDGQHYATIVEHHPVDAQQESGQDAGQNSEQNSEQNFGENEGKLLVSSLAPWTATVETTAGTFTVESDLPAEQADDAVPVLQRLSVLAIEGINAGVSTAPASSPATAADDSPTARLERGIRKLGEMLAP; this comes from the coding sequence ATGACGCCCCAGAACCCCTTCGGCCGCCGGCATCACCGCGGCGCCGACCACGTGCAGACCTGCGCAGAATGTGCAGCGGCGCTGAAGCGTGAACGCCAGTACATCGAGCGGCTCCGTGACGCGGCCGTGCCGCCTGCCAGCGAGGACCTGACGGCCCGGCTGCTGGCCAGGACGCAGCTGCTCGCGGCCGCGGCCGAGCCAGCCCCGAGCCCGTACCGGGCCGCGCGGGCCGTGGCACTTGCCGCCGGCGGGACAGCAGCAGCCGCTGGAATTCTTGCCGTCAGCGCGTTTGCGCTGGCGGGGGACAGCCTGCCCGTCGCCCAATCGGCCATCAGCGGGAGCCTGGTGCAGCATACGGCCCAGCTACCGGCCGACGGCAGGGAGATCAGTGCTCCGCAGTTGTTGGCCCTACGCTCTGAAGGCTGGGTCTGTCCGGACCTGGCATCACTCGGCTTCCATGTCCGGAGCGCCAATGCCATAACGCTGAATGGGCGGCCGGCGGTGGAAATGCACCTGACTGATGGGCAACACTATGCCACCATCGTGGAACACCATCCCGTGGACGCCCAGCAGGAGTCGGGTCAGGACGCCGGGCAGAACTCCGAACAGAACTCCGAACAGAACTTCGGTGAGAACGAGGGGAAGCTGCTGGTCAGCAGCTTGGCGCCCTGGACGGCCACCGTGGAGACCACTGCAGGAACTTTCACTGTTGAGTCCGACCTCCCGGCGGAGCAGGCTGATGACGCCGTTCCAGTGCTGCAGCGGCTCAGCGTCCTCGCCATAGAAGGAATTAACGCGGGTGTCAGCACCGCGCCTGCCTCCTCCCCGGCGACCGCAGCGGACGACTCTCCCACCGCCCGGTTGGAGCGGGGAATCCGCAAACTCGGGGAGATGCTGGCTCCGTGA
- the sigE gene encoding RNA polymerase sigma factor SigE, translating into MSASGMAPVPATQDSAAVWVRPTWEEVVANHSAKVYRLAYRLTGNKFDAEDLTQEVFVRVFRSLENFKPGTLDGWLHRITTNLFLDQARRKTRIRFDALADDAESRIPGREPGPEQSFEHNNLDLDVQAALEELPPDFRAAVVLCDLEGLSYDEVAAALGVKLGTVRSRIHRGRTMLREKLAHRDPRPQQGRTPKLSLPRIASIL; encoded by the coding sequence ATGTCAGCATCAGGTATGGCGCCTGTCCCTGCGACGCAAGATTCCGCCGCTGTATGGGTCAGGCCCACTTGGGAGGAAGTGGTGGCCAACCACTCCGCCAAGGTCTACCGGCTGGCGTACCGCCTGACGGGGAACAAGTTCGACGCCGAGGACCTCACCCAGGAAGTGTTCGTCCGCGTCTTCCGGTCACTGGAGAATTTCAAGCCAGGGACACTGGATGGCTGGCTGCACCGCATTACCACCAACCTGTTCCTGGACCAGGCGCGCCGGAAAACCCGCATCCGGTTTGACGCGCTGGCCGATGACGCCGAGTCCCGGATCCCCGGGCGTGAACCCGGACCGGAACAGAGCTTCGAACACAACAACCTGGACCTCGATGTGCAGGCTGCCTTGGAGGAGCTGCCCCCGGACTTCCGCGCCGCCGTCGTGCTTTGCGACCTGGAAGGCCTGTCCTACGACGAAGTGGCCGCTGCCCTCGGCGTCAAACTGGGTACCGTCCGTTCCCGTATCCACCGGGGCCGGACCATGCTGCGCGAAAAGCTGGCCCACCGCGATCCCAGGCCACAGCAAGGACGCACGCCGAAGCTTTCGCTGCCGCGCATCGCCAGCATCCTCTGA
- a CDS encoding O-methyltransferase: MSADKSTSWSYAEDLPAEDEVMLRARERSFELGVTPIGAGVGAVLTVLAAGSKAQTAVEIGTGAGVSGVCILRGLGPQAVLTTIDVDVEHLKAAREAFSEAGSPANRTRTISGRAGDVLPRLTDSAYDLVFVDADKPGLPGYVEQAVRLLKAGGLLIINDALDKDRVANPAVRESNTVVLRQVGKAIRDDDRLASAMLPTGDGLLVAVKK; the protein is encoded by the coding sequence ATGAGCGCCGACAAATCCACGAGCTGGTCCTATGCAGAAGATCTGCCCGCAGAGGATGAGGTTATGCTTCGTGCCAGGGAGCGCTCCTTCGAACTGGGCGTGACGCCCATCGGCGCAGGTGTTGGTGCGGTCCTGACGGTGTTGGCTGCGGGCTCGAAGGCCCAGACCGCCGTCGAAATCGGCACAGGCGCGGGTGTCTCGGGGGTATGCATCCTGCGGGGGCTCGGACCGCAGGCCGTGCTGACCACCATCGACGTGGACGTCGAACATCTGAAGGCGGCACGTGAAGCCTTTTCCGAGGCCGGCAGTCCGGCCAACCGCACGCGCACCATTTCCGGCCGCGCCGGTGATGTCCTGCCGCGCCTGACCGACTCCGCATATGACCTGGTGTTTGTTGATGCCGACAAGCCCGGCCTGCCCGGCTACGTGGAACAGGCCGTCCGGCTCCTGAAGGCCGGCGGGCTGCTCATCATCAACGACGCACTGGACAAGGACCGCGTGGCCAACCCGGCTGTCCGGGAGTCCAACACGGTGGTTCTCCGCCAGGTGGGCAAGGCAATCCGCGACGACGACCGCCTGGCGTCCGCGATGCTTCCCACGGGCGACGGCCTGCTGGTCGCGGTTAAGAAGTAG
- a CDS encoding DUF3117 domain-containing protein has product MAAMKPRTGDGPMEVTKEGRSLIMRVPLEGGGRLVVELNAAEAANLKECLVGVTE; this is encoded by the coding sequence ATGGCGGCTATGAAACCACGCACCGGCGACGGCCCTATGGAAGTCACCAAAGAGGGCCGTAGCCTGATCATGCGCGTACCGCTCGAAGGCGGCGGACGGCTTGTGGTGGAACTGAACGCTGCGGAGGCGGCCAACCTTAAGGAATGCCTCGTCGGCGTGACTGAATAA
- a CDS encoding DivIVA domain-containing protein: protein MGAVSFFLVYLAIVLIAATLWAGAGGRRGILRSLRRGSEPAAGSEVPENPILYPGFGQPPANLPPVLLPADAAPADVDRVRFSLGLRGYRMDQVDQVLDELRDQIAAKDEEMGRLRARLLESERAARPEAGA, encoded by the coding sequence ATGGGTGCTGTGAGTTTTTTCCTGGTCTACCTCGCCATCGTGCTGATCGCCGCCACCCTGTGGGCAGGCGCCGGTGGCCGCCGCGGCATTCTGCGCAGCCTCCGCCGGGGCAGTGAACCGGCCGCGGGCTCCGAGGTCCCGGAGAATCCGATTCTCTACCCGGGGTTCGGGCAGCCACCCGCCAACCTTCCGCCGGTGCTGCTGCCCGCGGACGCTGCACCTGCCGACGTCGACCGGGTCCGCTTCTCCCTCGGCCTGCGTGGATACCGGATGGATCAGGTGGACCAGGTCCTCGACGAACTGCGGGACCAGATCGCGGCCAAAGACGAAGAAATGGGCAGGCTCCGGGCGCGGCTGCTGGAATCGGAACGGGCGGCACGCCCGGAGGCCGGCGCTTGA
- a CDS encoding TIGR00730 family Rossman fold protein: MSINADPAKTSQPRRKGPLELRRKQAAVEMSDQHLLDTKGAGQFVHSDPWRVLRIQSEFVEGFGALADLGPAVSVFGSARTKPGSPYYEMGMEVGRKLAAAGVAVITGGGPGSMEAANRGTVEGNGVSVGLGIELPFEQGLNQWVDLGINFRYFFARKTMFVKYAQGFIVLPGGLGTLDELFEAMVLVQTRKVTSFPIVLLGVDFWGPMIEWIKGTLVAEGMVSAKDLDLIQVVDDPAEAVQLVLHWTPPVSTNGEQRPE, from the coding sequence ATGAGCATCAACGCAGATCCGGCCAAAACTTCCCAGCCGCGCCGTAAGGGGCCCCTTGAACTCCGTCGCAAGCAGGCTGCTGTGGAAATGTCCGACCAGCATTTGCTTGATACCAAAGGCGCAGGACAGTTCGTCCATTCAGACCCCTGGCGTGTCCTCCGGATCCAAAGCGAGTTCGTGGAGGGGTTCGGCGCGCTTGCCGATCTGGGGCCCGCCGTCAGTGTCTTCGGCTCGGCGCGCACCAAGCCCGGCAGCCCGTATTACGAAATGGGCATGGAAGTAGGCCGGAAGCTGGCAGCCGCGGGTGTGGCCGTCATTACCGGCGGCGGCCCGGGCTCCATGGAGGCCGCCAACCGCGGCACCGTGGAAGGCAACGGCGTCTCCGTCGGCCTGGGCATTGAGTTGCCCTTCGAGCAGGGCCTGAACCAGTGGGTGGACCTCGGCATTAACTTCCGCTACTTCTTCGCCCGGAAGACCATGTTCGTCAAGTATGCCCAGGGCTTCATCGTTCTTCCCGGCGGGTTGGGAACGCTGGATGAACTCTTTGAAGCCATGGTCCTGGTCCAGACCCGGAAAGTGACCTCCTTCCCGATCGTGCTCCTCGGCGTCGACTTCTGGGGGCCGATGATCGAATGGATCAAGGGCACCCTCGTGGCCGAGGGAATGGTCTCCGCAAAGGACCTGGACCTCATCCAGGTGGTGGACGATCCCGCCGAAGCGGTGCAACTGGTGCTGCACTGGACGCCCCCGGTTTCCACCAACGGCGAGCAACGGCCCGAATAG